Proteins co-encoded in one Veillonellales bacterium genomic window:
- a CDS encoding Fur family transcriptional regulator — protein sequence MGKICVTALLRDKGFKVTPQRLAIYNVLAGTKSHPSVEMIFNQLQPLYPTMSLATVYKTIEILKTIGLVQALNVGEDSFRYDANASSHPHICCIQCGRVDDLDGIDAEEFIGQVAGKTAYRLTGQQFYFYGICPACQGSSH from the coding sequence ATGGGAAAAATATGTGTTACAGCGTTACTTAGAGATAAAGGGTTTAAAGTGACGCCGCAGCGGTTGGCCATTTATAATGTACTGGCCGGGACAAAAAGTCATCCCAGCGTGGAAATGATTTTTAACCAATTGCAGCCGCTGTATCCCACGATGAGTCTGGCAACCGTTTATAAGACGATTGAAATACTGAAAACAATTGGGTTGGTACAAGCCCTTAACGTGGGAGAAGACAGTTTCCGTTATGATGCCAATGCCAGCAGCCATCCCCATATTTGCTGTATCCAGTGTGGCCGGGTGGATGACCTTGACGGCATTGATGCTGAGGAGTTTATCGGGCAGGTCGCCGGAAAAACTGCTTACCGGCTGACCGGCCAGCAGTTCTACTTTTACGGGATATGCCCCGCCTGTCAGGGAAGCAGCCACTAA
- a CDS encoding MBL fold metallo-hydrolase → MEVHVLASGSTGNAALLKFDHTNILVDAGISARRIQKKMADTGTDIQDLDGVLITHEHRDHISGLPTLMKKYHLPVYARPDTWSAMYCRNLLPEENCNILDDSFEIGQVKVEPFSISHDASDPVGFNLFHQKLKCSVATDLGFATETVKKALSLSDIMVLEANHDLEMLQNGSYPLYLKRRIMSNRGHLSNNDAGWLLARLSRKNHTEVMLAHLSQENNRPAIAEQTVSEILQEQGCRLGTEVKLNMTFPDSIASLKL, encoded by the coding sequence ATGGAAGTTCATGTGCTAGCCAGCGGCAGCACCGGCAATGCTGCGTTATTGAAATTCGATCATACGAATATTTTAGTCGATGCCGGTATCAGTGCTCGGCGAATTCAAAAGAAGATGGCGGATACGGGGACAGATATTCAGGACCTGGACGGAGTTCTCATCACCCATGAACACCGGGATCATATCAGCGGGCTGCCTACATTAATGAAGAAGTATCATTTGCCGGTTTATGCCAGACCGGATACTTGGAGTGCCATGTATTGCCGGAATTTACTACCGGAAGAAAACTGCAATATCCTGGATGACAGCTTTGAAATCGGTCAGGTCAAGGTCGAACCTTTCAGTATTTCCCATGATGCATCGGATCCGGTGGGCTTTAATCTGTTTCATCAGAAACTAAAATGCAGTGTGGCCACCGACCTTGGTTTTGCCACCGAGACGGTCAAGAAAGCGTTGAGCCTGTCGGATATTATGGTGCTGGAAGCAAACCATGATCTGGAGATGCTGCAAAATGGCAGCTATCCCCTGTATTTAAAGCGCCGCATTATGAGCAATAGAGGACACTTGTCCAATAATGACGCCGGGTGGCTGCTCGCCCGCCTGTCCCGGAAAAATCATACGGAAGTCATGTTGGCTCATCTCAGCCAGGAGAACAACCGTCCCGCGATTGCCGAACAAACGGTAAGTGAAATTTTACAGGAACAGGGCTGCCGGCTGGGCACCGAAGTGAAGCTCAACATGACATTCCCTGATTCGATTGCCAGTTTAAAACTATAG
- the deoC gene encoding deoxyribose-phosphate aldolase: protein MDLARYIDHTNLKPEAKPADIIRLCQEAAQYQFAAVCVNPIYVDLAVHHLKGTGVKVATVIGFPLGAVPTTVKVYEARQAIADKADELDMVIQLGAAKIGLWEAVIRDIHNVVTAAEEKTVKVIIETALLTEEEKKQACRAVLAGGAHFVKTSTGFGPGGATVQDVQLLKQVTQGRIGIKAAGGIRTRADAEALIAAGATRLGTSAGVNLIK from the coding sequence ATGGATTTGGCCCGTTATATTGATCACACTAATTTGAAACCGGAGGCTAAGCCGGCAGACATTATCCGGCTGTGTCAGGAGGCGGCTCAGTATCAGTTTGCCGCCGTATGCGTGAATCCCATCTACGTGGATTTAGCAGTTCATCATCTCAAAGGTACAGGTGTAAAAGTGGCAACAGTTATCGGGTTTCCCCTCGGGGCCGTTCCGACGACAGTGAAAGTATATGAGGCCCGTCAGGCGATAGCGGACAAGGCAGATGAATTGGATATGGTGATTCAGCTGGGGGCGGCCAAAATTGGTTTATGGGAAGCCGTTATCCGGGACATTCATAATGTGGTAACAGCGGCGGAAGAAAAAACAGTCAAGGTAATTATTGAAACGGCGCTGTTAACGGAAGAAGAGAAAAAACAGGCCTGCCGGGCCGTACTAGCCGGTGGGGCTCATTTTGTGAAAACCTCTACCGGATTCGGTCCCGGCGGGGCAACGGTTCAGGACGTTCAACTGCTTAAGCAAGTGACTCAGGGCCGGATTGGGATCAAGGCGGCCGGCGGTATCAGAACCCGGGCGGACGCCGAAGCATTGATTGCAGCCGGAGCGACCCGGCTGGGAACCAGTGCCGGAGTGAATTTGATAAAATAG
- a CDS encoding phosphomannomutase/phosphoglucomutase: MPREENGERFGRQGLLVSAKQECYNECNSEGRNGMGIFHACDIRGIAGKDLSDDIARQIGWAVGAKLQKGKVVVGGDIRLSTAGLKQSMIQALVESGCRVIDIGTAATPVFYYALQVTGADGGVMVTASHNPAPYNGFKLVLGPQPVTEQDVKEIESFVQNGVRVQGDGRSDFLPIIDPYIEHTAKQAQAGNLRVVVDAGHGAAATIAPKLFRSLGYDVVELYCWPDGNFPHRPPNPALAENLADLGNMVRQTGAALGVAFDGDGDRAGFVDENGRPLDNDDIMVLLARHYLAKGPGTVIYDAKCSMVVPEEIRKAGGRPVMARAGHTFSKAAFLREKALFAGEISGHFFFSELGYDDGMFAGLKVCEFVARHGALSGLIDAIPAYLSTPDIRIPYPGADKDAILAEVAERLHKFRPNRIDGVRIEFSDGWGMIRASVTEPLFTLRFEAKSKRRQREITNLLLSALPKSIRQAVLNKIEE; encoded by the coding sequence ATGCCTAGAGAGGAAAATGGTGAGCGTTTCGGCCGGCAGGGACTTCTTGTGTCCGCTAAACAGGAGTGCTACAATGAATGCAACAGCGAAGGGAGAAATGGTATGGGTATTTTTCATGCGTGCGATATTCGCGGAATCGCCGGAAAAGATCTTTCGGATGATATAGCCCGCCAAATTGGCTGGGCAGTCGGGGCCAAATTACAGAAGGGAAAAGTCGTGGTCGGAGGCGATATCCGTTTGTCTACGGCGGGTTTGAAACAGAGCATGATTCAAGCTCTGGTGGAATCAGGCTGCAGGGTAATTGATATCGGCACCGCAGCTACGCCGGTGTTTTATTACGCACTTCAGGTCACTGGCGCCGACGGCGGGGTAATGGTGACCGCGTCTCATAATCCCGCCCCTTATAATGGTTTTAAATTGGTGCTGGGTCCCCAGCCGGTGACGGAACAGGATGTCAAAGAAATTGAAAGCTTCGTGCAAAACGGCGTTCGGGTACAGGGCGATGGCCGCAGTGACTTTTTGCCAATCATCGACCCGTATATCGAACATACGGCCAAGCAGGCACAAGCCGGCAATTTGCGGGTTGTGGTTGATGCGGGACACGGCGCTGCAGCAACAATAGCGCCAAAACTATTTCGCTCCCTGGGGTATGATGTAGTGGAGCTCTATTGCTGGCCGGACGGCAATTTTCCCCACCGGCCGCCGAATCCGGCTTTGGCGGAGAATTTAGCCGATTTAGGGAACATGGTTCGACAGACCGGGGCTGCGCTGGGCGTCGCTTTTGACGGCGACGGCGACCGGGCCGGGTTTGTCGATGAAAATGGCCGCCCCCTGGATAATGATGATATTATGGTGCTGCTGGCGCGGCATTATTTGGCGAAGGGTCCGGGAACGGTTATTTATGACGCCAAGTGCTCCATGGTCGTACCGGAGGAAATTCGCAAAGCCGGCGGCCGGCCGGTCATGGCCCGGGCGGGACACACCTTCAGCAAGGCGGCTTTTTTGCGCGAAAAAGCGTTGTTTGCTGGAGAAATCAGCGGCCATTTCTTTTTCTCGGAATTGGGCTATGACGACGGCATGTTTGCCGGACTTAAAGTCTGTGAATTTGTCGCCCGCCACGGAGCTCTCTCCGGGTTGATAGACGCTATTCCCGCATATCTTTCCACGCCTGATATCCGCATTCCTTATCCGGGGGCGGATAAAGATGCTATTTTAGCTGAGGTGGCGGAAAGGTTACACAAATTTCGGCCCAATCGAATTGACGGTGTGCGAATTGAGTTTAGCGACGGCTGGGGAATGATCCGTGCTTCGGTGACCGAACCCTTATTTACCCTGCGGTTTGAAGCCAAATCCAAAAGAAGACAGCGGGAGATTACCAACTTGTTGTTGTCTGCTTTACCGAAGTCAATTCGTCAGGCGGTGTTGAACAAAATAGAAGAATAG
- a CDS encoding spore coat protein, with amino-acid sequence MAQTGQQNQQQAGNNGQGMQFTDQDMLQVALNESKHMAESVNTYILEANNDQLRRDYMTILGDVYSQQKKLFDVMQQKGFYNVKNANPQDIAQAENKFGSQAQ; translated from the coding sequence ATGGCGCAGACAGGACAGCAAAATCAGCAGCAGGCCGGTAATAACGGGCAAGGCATGCAGTTTACCGATCAGGACATGCTGCAAGTAGCACTGAATGAAAGTAAGCATATGGCCGAGTCGGTTAACACATATATTTTGGAAGCTAATAATGACCAACTCCGCCGGGATTATATGACGATACTGGGTGATGTATACAGCCAGCAAAAAAAATTGTTTGATGTGATGCAGCAAAAGGGTTTCTATAATGTCAAAAATGCCAATCCCCAGGATATTGCCCAGGCGGAAAATAAATTCGGCAGTCAGGCGCAATAA
- a CDS encoding trypsin-like peptidase domain-containing protein encodes MDKHYKRFAPFFIVAVIGAIIGGSIVLGYSSERMAKPAPQNTVVQNMLLPSVAQAQVSESRNTPIVRAAQAVGPAVVGITNKAYARDFFNRKVLVQQGSGSGVIFDSNGYIATNYHVVQNAQEIAVSLADGRTFNGKVLGTDPATDLAVVKIDATDLPAAAFGNSDNLLVGEPAIAIGNPLGLEFKGSVTAGVISALGRSIEIGERKFKLIQTDAAINPGNSGGALVNADGLVIGINSAKISVAGVEGIGFAIPINTARPILQAIIDNGRVVRAYLGVGALDKNTAARYGYELNIDKGVYVARLSQGGPAAKAGIQEGDIILKVAGTETNSVADLRAAVDAQPVGSKCEVVIVRDNQTQTVKVLLEEMPTQQQ; translated from the coding sequence ATGGATAAACATTATAAACGGTTTGCCCCTTTCTTTATTGTTGCTGTCATTGGCGCCATTATCGGTGGCAGTATAGTCTTGGGCTACAGTTCTGAGAGAATGGCTAAGCCGGCGCCGCAAAATACTGTGGTTCAGAATATGCTGCTTCCGTCTGTTGCTCAGGCACAGGTTTCGGAATCACGCAATACACCGATCGTCCGGGCTGCTCAGGCCGTTGGTCCGGCAGTTGTGGGGATTACCAACAAGGCTTATGCCCGGGACTTTTTTAACCGTAAAGTTCTTGTACAGCAGGGCAGCGGATCTGGTGTTATTTTCGATTCCAATGGCTATATTGCCACTAACTATCATGTGGTGCAAAATGCCCAGGAAATCGCAGTTTCTTTAGCGGATGGACGTACTTTTAACGGAAAAGTCCTGGGAACTGACCCGGCCACCGATCTGGCAGTGGTAAAAATTGATGCTACCGATTTGCCGGCAGCTGCTTTTGGCAATTCCGACAACCTATTGGTCGGTGAACCGGCGATTGCTATCGGCAATCCTTTGGGCTTGGAGTTTAAAGGCAGCGTTACCGCCGGAGTTATCAGCGCTTTGGGCCGTTCCATTGAAATTGGTGAACGCAAGTTTAAATTGATTCAGACCGATGCCGCTATTAATCCGGGGAATTCCGGCGGAGCGCTGGTTAACGCCGACGGATTGGTGATCGGCATTAATAGCGCGAAAATTTCCGTAGCGGGTGTGGAAGGGATCGGCTTTGCCATTCCCATAAACACAGCCAGGCCGATTTTGCAGGCAATTATCGATAACGGCCGGGTCGTTCGGGCGTATCTGGGCGTAGGCGCATTAGATAAAAACACGGCTGCCCGTTATGGCTATGAGTTAAATATCGACAAAGGGGTCTACGTTGCAAGACTGTCCCAGGGTGGTCCGGCAGCCAAAGCCGGTATCCAGGAGGGAGACATCATTTTGAAGGTCGCCGGGACTGAAACCAACAGTGTAGCCGACCTCCGGGCGGCGGTAGATGCTCAGCCGGTAGGCAGCAAGTGTGAAGTGGTTATTGTTCGTGATAATCAGACGCAGACCGTAAAGGTATTGCTGGAAGAAATGCCGACTCAGCAGCAATGA
- a CDS encoding sensor histidine kinase, which translates to MESSLLVQMIERMSIMATLAFVLSQTSMFRQIIYRQVEVRERVLLILIFGCIGILGTYAGIPINDALANSRVIGVMAAGLVGGPVMGVATGLIAGGHRYFQGGFTAFSCGLANVCEGLLAGLVHRWYPARPIPWWVALAAGMVGEIMQMGIILLTARPYAMAHSLVEQIAMPMITANSLGLAVFLLIVKTAMASQEMEGAKQSRKALDIATKTLPYLRQGLDERSAQATAKIIYNSGGYDAVSVTDNEHVLAFVGAEAEHHAHKIGLTRSTRQVLASGEMYIAQHQSEIGCDYPGCKLASAAVVPLKRSGATIGALKLYYVRDGAIGFADRMFASGLAHLFSTQLELTEIDRQSKLAAKAKMKALYAQINPHFLFNTLNTITSLIRTKPDQARELLLKLSAIFRYTLHKTGRNITLAEEMAQVRAYLTIEKARHGDKLTIEEKIAPETERCLIPSLIIQPLVENAINHGLQPKAEGGHIVIQASIDAGMIIISVADNGVGMDLTKYHPLTAPSDTSIGLSNVHERIRGQYGVEFGVSLCSILGSGTTVTMRLPIWRNEEGENCDQNFDCR; encoded by the coding sequence TTGGAAAGTTCCCTATTGGTTCAAATGATAGAACGAATGAGTATTATGGCTACGCTGGCCTTTGTGCTGTCCCAAACCTCTATGTTTCGCCAGATCATTTATCGGCAGGTTGAGGTGCGAGAGCGGGTGCTTTTGATCCTGATTTTTGGCTGTATCGGAATTTTAGGGACGTATGCCGGTATTCCGATTAATGATGCGCTGGCGAATTCCCGGGTGATTGGCGTAATGGCCGCCGGCTTGGTAGGCGGGCCGGTTATGGGGGTCGCTACCGGTCTTATTGCCGGCGGACATCGTTATTTTCAGGGTGGATTTACTGCTTTCTCCTGCGGGCTGGCTAATGTCTGCGAAGGCTTGCTGGCCGGCTTGGTGCACCGCTGGTATCCGGCCCGGCCGATTCCCTGGTGGGTTGCGTTGGCTGCGGGCATGGTCGGTGAAATCATGCAGATGGGGATTATTTTATTAACTGCCCGGCCCTATGCCATGGCTCACTCGCTGGTAGAGCAGATTGCCATGCCGATGATAACAGCGAATTCGTTAGGTCTGGCCGTCTTTCTGCTGATTGTGAAAACGGCGATGGCCTCGCAGGAAATGGAGGGAGCGAAGCAGTCACGGAAAGCGTTGGATATTGCTACCAAAACGCTGCCTTATCTGCGGCAGGGACTGGATGAACGATCGGCCCAGGCTACGGCGAAAATTATTTATAATTCCGGCGGATATGATGCCGTATCGGTTACGGATAATGAACATGTGCTGGCTTTTGTCGGCGCAGAGGCCGAACATCATGCTCATAAAATAGGGCTAACCCGGTCTACCCGGCAGGTATTGGCATCCGGTGAAATGTATATTGCCCAGCACCAGTCGGAAATTGGCTGCGATTATCCCGGCTGTAAGCTGGCCAGCGCTGCTGTGGTACCGTTGAAACGGTCCGGTGCCACCATCGGCGCTTTAAAGTTGTATTATGTTCGTGACGGCGCCATTGGTTTTGCCGACAGGATGTTCGCTTCCGGTTTGGCCCATTTGTTTTCCACCCAGTTGGAACTGACGGAAATTGACCGTCAGTCGAAGCTGGCAGCGAAAGCGAAGATGAAAGCTCTGTATGCTCAAATTAATCCTCATTTTTTGTTCAATACACTCAATACGATTACTTCGCTGATTCGTACCAAACCGGATCAGGCCAGAGAACTATTATTAAAACTCAGTGCCATTTTTCGCTATACTCTGCATAAAACCGGGAGAAACATTACTCTTGCTGAAGAAATGGCTCAGGTAAGAGCGTATCTGACGATTGAAAAAGCCCGTCATGGGGACAAGCTGACGATTGAGGAAAAAATTGCGCCTGAGACCGAGCGATGCCTGATCCCTTCCCTGATTATTCAGCCGCTGGTGGAAAATGCGATAAACCATGGACTGCAGCCGAAGGCGGAAGGGGGTCATATTGTGATTCAGGCATCCATAGATGCCGGCATGATTATTATCAGCGTCGCTGATAATGGTGTCGGCATGGATCTGACTAAGTATCATCCCTTAACCGCTCCTTCCGATACCAGCATTGGGTTATCCAATGTTCACGAGCGAATCCGGGGCCAGTACGGCGTTGAATTTGGAGTGAGTCTTTGCAGTATATTAGGCAGCGGAACAACGGTTACTATGCGACTTCCCATTTGGAGAAATGAAGAGGGGGAGAACTGTGATCAGAACTTTGATTGTAGATGA
- a CDS encoding HD-GYP domain-containing protein gives MVSAKELRCVITKVSPNMMLARDLLDDGTLLLRAGTILTVNLIRLLQQWGVCVLDVVADKQGSPKAAADSVNGLSVKYQDTVNQVRQAFDSISHFKEIPLRKMRELANQSIEPLVHSGSILSQLHVMRRIDDDYTFNHSVNVAIIAGILAKWEGYKEKDLKDIILAGLLHDVGKTQIPLNILNKPGKLSADEMEIMRLHSTFGYHFIRQTNGVPKAVALSILQHHERLDGSGYPQGLKADEIHYAARIVAISDVYDALTSDRVYRRGLTPFAAVEMLIDEMGHQLDAPVCSTFLLNVRDYLIGNVVMLSDGREATVVLSGRFMADRPLVRTVDGEFIDLEQNKELTIIKILQA, from the coding sequence ATGGTTTCTGCTAAGGAATTGCGTTGCGTTATAACGAAAGTGTCACCGAATATGATGTTGGCCCGGGATTTGCTTGACGACGGAACGCTCCTGCTGCGGGCAGGAACGATTCTTACCGTGAATTTGATTCGCCTGCTGCAGCAGTGGGGCGTATGCGTGCTGGATGTGGTAGCAGATAAACAAGGAAGCCCGAAAGCTGCTGCCGACAGTGTCAATGGCTTGTCGGTAAAATATCAGGATACGGTAAATCAAGTCCGGCAGGCTTTTGACTCAATCTCCCATTTTAAGGAAATTCCCCTCCGTAAGATGCGGGAGCTGGCGAATCAGTCTATAGAGCCATTGGTTCACTCCGGCAGTATTCTTAGTCAGCTTCACGTGATGCGTCGAATTGATGATGATTATACCTTCAATCACTCCGTAAATGTGGCAATCATCGCTGGCATCCTGGCAAAATGGGAGGGATATAAGGAGAAAGATCTGAAAGACATCATTCTGGCAGGGTTGCTGCATGATGTGGGCAAGACGCAGATTCCCTTGAATATCCTGAACAAACCGGGGAAGCTGTCGGCGGATGAAATGGAAATTATGCGGCTGCATAGTACTTTTGGTTATCATTTTATCCGTCAGACAAATGGGGTACCCAAGGCAGTTGCGTTGAGTATTCTTCAGCATCATGAACGGCTGGACGGCAGTGGTTATCCTCAGGGGCTTAAGGCTGATGAAATCCATTATGCCGCCCGGATTGTTGCCATTAGTGATGTTTATGATGCGCTGACTTCGGACCGGGTATACCGCCGCGGCTTAACCCCCTTTGCTGCTGTGGAAATGTTGATCGATGAAATGGGTCACCAACTGGATGCCCCTGTTTGCAGTACTTTTCTGCTGAATGTGCGGGATTATTTGATTGGCAATGTTGTTATGCTCAGTGACGGGCGGGAAGCAACCGTCGTTCTTTCCGGCCGGTTTATGGCTGATCGTCCGCTGGTGCGTACGGTTGATGGCGAATTTATTGACCTGGAACAAAATAAGGAATTGACGATTATAAAAATTTTGCAAGCATAG
- the rlmH gene encoding 23S rRNA (pseudouridine(1915)-N(3))-methyltransferase RlmH, whose protein sequence is MKITIAAVGKIKEKYLTTGIAEFVKRLGPYCHLQILEIDEERMPDNPSPAEKAKVLEKEGERLLRTVRDNSYLIVLDVAGKPSSSEELSAKLDALGLAGQSDITFAIGGAFGLAPNILGAAKERLSFSKMTFTHQMIRLLLVEQIYRAFKISRGEKYHW, encoded by the coding sequence ATGAAGATTACCATTGCCGCTGTCGGTAAAATAAAAGAAAAATATCTTACCACCGGTATCGCCGAGTTCGTCAAACGCCTCGGCCCCTATTGTCATCTGCAGATCCTTGAAATTGACGAAGAGCGGATGCCGGATAACCCTTCCCCGGCGGAAAAGGCAAAAGTATTGGAAAAAGAAGGGGAAAGACTGCTCAGGACCGTCCGGGACAACAGCTACCTTATTGTCCTGGACGTCGCCGGCAAACCATCCTCCTCCGAAGAATTGTCCGCCAAACTGGACGCCCTTGGCCTCGCCGGCCAAAGCGACATCACCTTCGCCATCGGCGGCGCCTTCGGCCTCGCCCCCAACATCCTCGGCGCTGCCAAGGAACGGCTGTCATTTTCAAAAATGACATTTACCCACCAGATGATCCGCCTGCTGCTGGTAGAGCAGATATACCGGGCGTTTAAAATCAGCCGGGGGGAGAAATATCATTGGTAG
- a CDS encoding LytTR family DNA-binding domain-containing protein, with protein sequence MIRTLIVDDEAPARDELKYLLSQEEGISIVGEADSGPEAIRLAAREKPAVIFLDVEMRGLSGLETAVVLRTVVPDALIVFATAYDEYAVKAFEVGAVDYVLKPFEQARIRRSIGRIREYHPQEWAEAAKRVDTVLTKSKIIIAKLPVERNGKILLVDYDDIVYISTQSGSVTVVTAGDRFYYSGTLAELEERLLNTSLVRVHKSYIVNLDKVKEIIPWFKGTYWLKVEGVPDMEIPVSKSQIKGIKDILGLK encoded by the coding sequence GTGATCAGAACTTTGATTGTAGATGACGAGGCACCGGCCAGAGATGAATTAAAGTATCTTTTATCCCAGGAAGAGGGGATCTCGATTGTCGGTGAAGCTGACAGCGGACCGGAGGCCATTCGGCTGGCCGCTCGGGAAAAACCGGCGGTTATTTTTCTTGACGTGGAAATGCGGGGATTGAGCGGTCTGGAAACGGCTGTTGTCTTGCGAACTGTTGTGCCGGACGCTCTTATTGTTTTTGCCACCGCATATGATGAGTACGCAGTAAAAGCGTTTGAAGTGGGAGCCGTTGACTATGTGTTAAAGCCATTTGAGCAAGCACGAATTCGACGCTCCATTGGGCGGATTCGGGAATATCATCCCCAGGAGTGGGCGGAAGCTGCCAAGCGGGTGGATACGGTTCTGACTAAGAGCAAAATTATTATAGCGAAACTTCCTGTGGAAAGAAACGGTAAAATATTATTGGTGGATTACGATGATATTGTCTATATTTCCACCCAGTCCGGGAGTGTGACGGTCGTAACAGCGGGCGACCGGTTTTATTACAGCGGTACGTTGGCGGAACTGGAAGAACGGCTGCTGAATACATCATTAGTCCGTGTACATAAAAGCTATATCGTCAATTTGGATAAAGTGAAAGAGATTATCCCCTGGTTCAAGGGAACGTACTGGCTCAAGGTAGAAGGCGTGCCGGATATGGAAATTCCGGTAAGTAAAAGCCAAATTAAAGGAATTAAGGACATACTTGGTTTAAAATAA
- a CDS encoding HD domain-containing phosphohydrolase → MRIEQAKSGMILTEDIIDDRSNLLLEKGMALTERYIHQLKRLGFTLLPAIDPQAPVCKPAPVISTGLRRELTSCFRTLFAMKTAAFLTPKLQKIQIRQIHQTTDRVISEIETNLPQILSVQVRQPDPDEVNHAINVCLLSVITGFGLKLSRPVLSDLAMGALLHDLGKSILPMVDHKLVNSPRLHTLYGKNLLLNHKLHPVIARIAAEHHEMYDGSGYPLGLTGSDMHPLSRIVAVANYFDNALKQAETGGTPRQEVVEDMLASGNTQFDLKVLRTFLHTVTIHPVGSLICLNTGQQAYVLENHPQSPLRPLIRMKDETAAIIDLIDKPTILITGFIEE, encoded by the coding sequence ATGCGAATTGAACAGGCAAAATCCGGAATGATTCTTACTGAAGATATTATTGACGACCGCAGCAATCTTCTGCTGGAAAAGGGAATGGCTTTAACGGAACGCTATATACATCAATTAAAAAGGCTGGGTTTTACCCTGCTGCCGGCCATCGATCCCCAAGCTCCTGTCTGCAAACCGGCTCCGGTCATTTCGACTGGTCTCCGCCGGGAACTGACTTCTTGTTTTCGTACTTTGTTTGCCATGAAAACGGCGGCATTTCTGACACCTAAACTGCAAAAAATACAAATTCGCCAAATTCATCAGACCACTGACCGGGTAATCAGCGAAATCGAAACAAATCTGCCGCAGATTCTCAGTGTTCAGGTACGCCAGCCCGATCCGGATGAAGTCAACCACGCAATCAATGTTTGTCTGCTTTCGGTAATCACCGGCTTTGGTCTGAAGCTGTCCAGACCGGTCTTATCGGATTTGGCGATGGGCGCTTTGCTGCATGATCTGGGCAAATCCATTCTGCCGATGGTCGATCATAAATTGGTTAACAGCCCCAGACTCCACACCCTGTATGGAAAAAATCTGCTCCTGAACCACAAACTGCATCCGGTCATCGCCCGTATTGCCGCCGAACATCATGAAATGTATGACGGATCCGGTTATCCTCTGGGCCTGACCGGCAGCGACATGCATCCATTATCGCGAATTGTGGCAGTCGCCAATTACTTTGATAACGCTTTAAAGCAGGCGGAAACCGGCGGCACTCCCCGGCAGGAAGTAGTCGAAGATATGCTGGCATCCGGCAACACTCAGTTTGACTTGAAGGTACTACGAACTTTCCTGCATACGGTAACCATTCATCCTGTTGGCAGTCTCATCTGCTTAAATACAGGGCAGCAAGCTTATGTTCTGGAAAATCATCCTCAGTCTCCTTTACGCCCGCTGATCCGGATGAAAGACGAAACCGCTGCCATTATTGATCTTATTGATAAACCGACAATTCTCATTACCGGTTTTATTGAAGAGTAA